One Cedecea neteri DNA segment encodes these proteins:
- the kdpB gene encoding potassium-transporting ATPase subunit KdpB — MSRKQQALFEPGLIRQALIDSFKKLAPQVQWRNPVMFIVWVGSIITTLLGIAMFTGLQQGDALFTLAISLWLWFTVLFANFAEALAEGRSKAQANSLKGVKKTSWARKLRSPQHDAQVDHVPAADLRKGDVVLVEAGDIIPCDGEVLEGGASVDESAITGESAPVIRESGGDFASVTGGTRILSDWLVIQCSVNPGETFLDRMIAMVESAQRRKTPNEIALTILLVALTIVLLLATATLWPFSAYGGQAASVTVLVALLVCLIPTTIGGLLSAIGVAGMSRMLGANVIATSGRAVEAAGDIDVLLLDKTGTITLGNRQASAFLPAPGVDEKELADAAQLASLADETPEGRSIVVLAKQRFNLRERDVQNLQATFVPFTAQTRMSGINIQDRMIRKGSVDAIRRHVEVNNGHFPAQVDTLVEGVARQGGTPLVVAEGANVLGVIALKDIVKGGIKERFAQLRQMGIKTVMITGDNRLTAAAIAAEAGVDDFLSEATPEAKLALIRQYQAEGRLVAMTGDGTNDAPALAQADVAVAMNSGTQAAKEAGNMVDLDSNPTKLIEVVHIGKQMLMTRGSLTTFSIANDVAKYFAIIPAAFAVTYPQLNALNVMHLHSPASAILSAVIFNALIIICLIPLALKGISYKPLSAAAMLRRNLWIYGLGGIVVPFIGIKVIDVILTVLGLV; from the coding sequence ATGAGTCGCAAGCAACAGGCGCTGTTTGAACCTGGCCTGATCCGTCAGGCGCTAATTGATTCTTTTAAAAAGCTCGCCCCGCAGGTGCAGTGGCGTAACCCGGTGATGTTCATCGTCTGGGTGGGGAGCATCATCACTACCCTGCTTGGGATAGCGATGTTCACTGGCCTGCAGCAGGGGGATGCCCTCTTCACGCTCGCCATCAGCCTGTGGCTGTGGTTTACCGTGCTGTTCGCCAACTTTGCTGAAGCGCTGGCAGAAGGTCGCAGTAAGGCCCAGGCGAACAGCCTGAAAGGGGTGAAAAAAACCAGTTGGGCACGCAAACTGCGCAGCCCGCAGCATGATGCTCAGGTGGACCACGTTCCGGCAGCCGATCTGCGTAAAGGCGACGTCGTGCTGGTGGAAGCCGGGGATATCATCCCTTGCGATGGCGAAGTCCTTGAAGGTGGCGCATCTGTAGATGAAAGCGCTATCACCGGGGAATCCGCCCCGGTTATCCGTGAATCCGGCGGCGACTTTGCCTCAGTGACCGGCGGGACGCGCATTCTGTCTGACTGGCTGGTCATCCAGTGCAGCGTTAATCCAGGGGAAACCTTCCTCGACCGCATGATTGCCATGGTGGAAAGCGCCCAGCGTCGTAAAACGCCGAACGAAATCGCCCTGACTATCCTGCTGGTAGCACTGACAATTGTCCTGCTGCTGGCGACCGCAACCCTGTGGCCGTTCTCTGCCTACGGCGGCCAGGCGGCTAGCGTCACCGTGCTGGTAGCCCTGCTGGTCTGCCTGATTCCAACCACCATCGGCGGCCTGCTTTCCGCCATCGGCGTGGCCGGGATGAGCCGTATGCTGGGTGCGAACGTGATCGCCACCAGCGGCCGTGCGGTAGAAGCCGCCGGGGATATCGACGTCCTGCTGCTGGATAAAACCGGCACCATCACGCTCGGTAACCGCCAGGCCTCAGCCTTCCTCCCTGCCCCTGGCGTGGATGAAAAAGAGCTGGCCGATGCTGCACAACTGGCCTCACTGGCGGATGAAACGCCAGAAGGCCGCAGCATCGTGGTGCTGGCAAAACAGCGCTTTAACCTGCGCGAACGCGACGTACAGAACCTGCAGGCAACGTTTGTGCCGTTTACCGCGCAAACCCGTATGAGCGGCATCAACATTCAGGATCGCATGATCCGTAAAGGTTCCGTGGATGCCATTCGCCGCCACGTAGAAGTGAACAACGGCCACTTCCCGGCTCAGGTCGACACGCTGGTTGAAGGCGTGGCCCGCCAGGGCGGTACGCCGCTGGTGGTTGCCGAAGGCGCTAATGTTCTGGGCGTGATTGCGCTGAAAGATATCGTGAAAGGCGGCATTAAAGAGCGCTTTGCACAGCTGCGCCAGATGGGCATCAAAACGGTAATGATCACCGGGGATAACCGTCTGACCGCCGCGGCGATCGCCGCCGAAGCCGGGGTGGATGACTTCCTTTCCGAAGCAACGCCGGAAGCCAAACTGGCGCTGATTCGCCAGTATCAGGCCGAAGGGCGTCTGGTGGCGATGACCGGCGACGGTACCAACGACGCTCCGGCCCTGGCACAGGCTGACGTAGCGGTAGCCATGAACTCCGGGACTCAGGCAGCGAAAGAAGCCGGGAACATGGTTGACCTGGACTCTAACCCGACCAAGCTGATTGAAGTGGTTCACATCGGGAAGCAAATGCTGATGACTCGCGGGTCACTGACCACCTTCAGTATTGCTAACGACGTGGCGAAATACTTCGCCATTATCCCGGCGGCGTTTGCGGTGACTTACCCGCAGCTCAACGCGCTGAACGTGATGCACCTGCACTCCCCTGCTTCAGCCATTTTGAGCGCGGTGATCTTCAATGCGCTGATCATCATCTGCCTCATCCCGCTGGCGCTAAAAGGCATTAGCTACAAGCCGCTGAGCGCTGCCGCGATGCTGCGCCGCAACCTGTGGATCTATGGCCTGGGCGGTATTGTCGTGCCGTTTATTGGTATCAAAGTGATTGACGTGATCCTGACCGTGCTCGGTCTGGTCTAA
- the kdpA gene encoding potassium-transporting ATPase subunit KdpA: protein MAASGFLLIASFLLVLFALAKPLGAVLARLIDGEPLPIVGRIEPFLWSLMGSKGEEMGWKRYLMAILAFNVFGLILLFAMLLFQDSLPLNPQHLPGLSWHLALNTAVSFVSNTNWQSYGGETTLSYFSQMVGLTVQNFVSAATGIAVVFALIRGFSRHSTSTLGNAWVDLTRVTLYILLPISLVMALFFISQGSLQNFSAYQPYTTIEGVQHLLPMGPVASQEAIKMLGTNGGGFFNANSSHPFENPTALTNFVQMVSIFLIPAALCFAFGEAVGDRRQGRALLWAMTIIFVVCVVVVMWAELQGNPHFIQLGANSSINMEGKESRFGILNSSLFAVITTAASCGAVNAMHDSFTALGGMVPMWLMQIGEVVFGGVGAGLYGMLLFVLLAVFIAGLMIGRTPEYLGKKIDVPEMKMTSLAILITPALVLLGTALAMMTEAGRSGMANPGIHGFSEVLYAVSSAANNNGSAFAGLSTNTPFWNMLLAVCMWIGRFGVIIPVMAIAGSLAAKKSQAVSIGTLPTHGPLFIGLLIGTVLLVGALTFIPALALGPVAEHLSLVNF, encoded by the coding sequence ATGGCTGCGTCCGGATTTTTACTGATCGCCAGCTTCCTGCTGGTGCTCTTTGCCCTTGCGAAACCGCTGGGCGCCGTGCTGGCACGACTGATTGACGGCGAACCGCTGCCGATTGTGGGCCGCATTGAGCCGTTTTTGTGGTCCCTGATGGGCAGCAAAGGTGAAGAAATGGGCTGGAAACGCTATCTGATGGCGATTCTGGCATTTAACGTTTTCGGGCTGATCCTGCTGTTCGCAATGCTGCTGTTCCAGGACAGCTTGCCGCTTAACCCACAGCATCTGCCTGGTCTCTCCTGGCACCTGGCACTGAACACCGCCGTCAGTTTTGTCTCCAACACTAACTGGCAGTCTTACGGCGGCGAAACCACGCTGAGCTACTTCAGCCAGATGGTGGGCCTGACGGTACAAAACTTCGTTTCCGCCGCAACCGGCATTGCCGTGGTGTTTGCGCTGATTCGTGGTTTCTCTCGCCATTCCACCAGCACACTGGGCAACGCGTGGGTCGATTTAACCCGCGTCACGCTGTATATCCTGCTACCGATCTCGCTGGTGATGGCGCTGTTCTTTATCAGCCAGGGCTCGCTGCAGAACTTCTCTGCTTACCAGCCTTACACCACTATCGAAGGCGTTCAGCACCTGTTGCCGATGGGGCCAGTGGCTTCTCAGGAAGCGATAAAAATGCTGGGTACCAACGGCGGTGGCTTCTTCAACGCTAACTCCTCTCACCCGTTTGAGAACCCAACTGCGCTGACCAACTTCGTGCAGATGGTTTCCATCTTCCTGATCCCGGCCGCGCTCTGCTTCGCCTTTGGTGAAGCCGTGGGCGACCGCCGTCAGGGACGCGCGCTGCTTTGGGCAATGACCATCATCTTCGTGGTCTGCGTGGTGGTGGTAATGTGGGCCGAGCTGCAGGGCAACCCGCACTTTATCCAGTTGGGTGCGAACAGCAGCATCAACATGGAAGGTAAAGAGAGCCGCTTCGGCATTCTGAACAGCAGCCTGTTTGCGGTCATTACTACCGCCGCATCCTGCGGGGCAGTCAACGCCATGCATGACTCCTTTACGGCGCTGGGCGGCATGGTGCCAATGTGGTTGATGCAGATTGGCGAAGTGGTCTTCGGCGGCGTAGGCGCTGGCCTGTACGGCATGCTTTTGTTCGTGCTGCTGGCCGTATTTATCGCCGGGCTGATGATTGGGCGTACCCCGGAATACCTGGGTAAGAAAATCGACGTGCCGGAAATGAAGATGACCTCTCTGGCCATTCTTATCACCCCAGCCCTGGTGCTACTCGGCACCGCGCTGGCAATGATGACGGAAGCTGGCCGCAGCGGCATGGCAAACCCTGGGATTCACGGCTTCAGCGAAGTGCTGTATGCGGTTTCTTCCGCCGCGAACAATAACGGCAGCGCCTTCGCAGGTCTGAGCACCAACACGCCGTTCTGGAACATGCTGCTGGCCGTGTGCATGTGGATTGGGCGCTTCGGGGTGATTATCCCGGTAATGGCGATTGCCGGTTCCCTCGCTGCGAAAAAATCCCAGGCCGTCAGCATCGGTACGCTGCCAACGCACGGCCCGCTGTTTATCGGTTTACTGATTGGGACAGTGCTGTTGGTTGGCGCCCTGACCTTTATCCCCGCCCTCGCTTTAGGCCCGGTTGCGGAACACCTTTCTCTGGTTAATTTCTGA
- the kdpF gene encoding K(+)-transporting ATPase subunit F → MSAGVITGIVLVFLLLGYLVYALIKAEAF, encoded by the coding sequence GTGAGTGCAGGCGTCATAACCGGCATCGTGCTGGTCTTCTTGCTGTTGGGTTACCTGGTTTATGCCCTGATTAAAGCGGAGGCGTTTTAA
- a CDS encoding YbfA family protein, producing the protein MSLYKEYPAHQVILRRTLAVAAGVLALPVMLFWKDRARFYSYLHRVWSKTSDKPVWMAQSEAGAFDFY; encoded by the coding sequence ATGTCTTTATACAAAGAATACCCTGCGCATCAGGTCATCCTGCGTCGCACCTTAGCCGTCGCTGCCGGTGTGCTGGCGTTGCCTGTGATGCTGTTCTGGAAAGATCGTGCACGTTTTTACAGCTACCTGCACCGCGTGTGGTCCAAAACCAGCGACAAGCCGGTGTGGATGGCGCAATCCGAAGCTGGCGCCTTCGATTTTTACTAA
- the phrB gene encoding deoxyribodipyrimidine photo-lyase — MPTHLVWFRNDLRIHDNYALHAACRNPDAKVIGFFVVTPEQWRQHVMAPKQAEFIFEHLRALGHALAGRGIELHIQQAADFAASVDCIKAFCAEQKVDALFYNYQYEVNERARDAALENALDVDVTVQGFDDSLLLAPGSVTTGNHEMYKVFTPFSKAFIRRLQEGLPECVPAPKARGECDFNERFAFDMPCEAFDRELFPVGEAEAIGLLRKFCLQPAADYPEQRDFPAIEGTSRLSPYLATGVLSPRQCLHRLLKEHPKALEGEAGATWLNELIWREFYRHLMVAYPKLCRHRPFIAWTDKVRWSGNEEWLEAWQQGKTGYPIVDAAMRQLNQTGWMHNRLRMVVASFLVKDLLIDWRQGERYFMSQLIDGDLAANNGGWQWAASTGTDAAPYFRIFNPTTQGERFDAEGDFIRHWLPELKTVPGKQIHSPWAWADKQKQTLDYPRPIVDHKQARLNTLAAYEAARK, encoded by the coding sequence ATGCCCACCCATCTGGTCTGGTTCCGCAACGATCTACGCATTCACGATAACTACGCCTTACACGCCGCCTGCCGTAATCCCGATGCAAAAGTTATCGGATTTTTTGTCGTGACGCCCGAACAGTGGCGGCAGCATGTTATGGCGCCAAAACAGGCCGAGTTCATCTTTGAGCATTTACGAGCATTGGGCCATGCCCTGGCCGGGCGTGGGATTGAACTTCATATCCAACAGGCTGCGGATTTCGCCGCATCGGTAGACTGTATAAAAGCGTTTTGCGCTGAACAAAAGGTCGACGCGCTTTTTTACAACTACCAGTATGAAGTCAACGAGCGTGCCCGTGACGCCGCGCTGGAAAATGCCCTGGACGTGGACGTTACCGTGCAGGGATTTGATGACAGCCTGCTGCTTGCGCCGGGCAGCGTCACTACCGGTAACCACGAGATGTATAAAGTCTTTACCCCGTTCAGCAAGGCGTTTATTCGGCGTTTGCAGGAGGGCTTGCCTGAATGCGTGCCTGCGCCAAAAGCACGTGGAGAGTGTGACTTCAATGAACGCTTTGCGTTTGATATGCCCTGTGAAGCGTTTGACCGCGAACTCTTCCCGGTGGGTGAGGCGGAGGCAATTGGATTGCTGCGTAAGTTTTGCCTGCAGCCCGCGGCCGATTACCCGGAACAACGTGATTTCCCGGCGATAGAAGGGACCAGCCGGCTGTCGCCTTATCTGGCCACCGGCGTTTTGTCTCCGCGCCAGTGCCTGCATCGCCTGCTAAAAGAACACCCTAAAGCGCTGGAGGGCGAGGCCGGAGCGACCTGGCTCAACGAACTCATCTGGCGTGAATTTTACCGCCATCTGATGGTTGCGTACCCGAAGCTTTGCCGTCACCGGCCGTTTATCGCCTGGACTGATAAAGTTCGCTGGAGTGGGAATGAGGAGTGGCTTGAAGCCTGGCAGCAGGGTAAAACGGGTTACCCGATTGTCGATGCGGCGATGCGGCAACTGAACCAAACGGGCTGGATGCATAACCGTTTACGCATGGTCGTGGCGAGCTTCCTGGTGAAGGATTTACTGATCGACTGGCGCCAGGGCGAGCGCTATTTTATGTCTCAACTGATTGATGGCGATCTGGCGGCGAACAACGGTGGCTGGCAGTGGGCGGCCTCTACGGGCACCGACGCCGCGCCTTATTTTCGCATTTTTAACCCTACAACTCAGGGCGAACGCTTTGATGCTGAAGGGGATTTTATTCGCCACTGGCTACCTGAACTGAAAACTGTGCCTGGGAAACAGATTCATTCGCCGTGGGCCTGGGCCGATAAACAAAAGCAAACGCTGGACTACCCGCGCCCGATTGTTGACCATAAGCAGGCCCGACTGAATACGCTTGCCGCTTATGAAGCAGCAAGAAAATAA
- a CDS encoding type 2 GTP cyclohydrolase I, with translation MKNSELERLINDKLNSAAISDYAPNGLQVEGREEIRKIVTGVTASQALLDEAVRQQADAVIVHHGYFWKNESPVIRGMKRNRLKALLANDINLYGWHLPLDAHPQLGNNAQLGALLGIETKGEVEPLVPWGEFPTPLSGVELASWIEMRLGRTPLWCGDTGPDQIRRVAWCTGGGQGFIDSAARFGVDAFITGEVSEQTIHSAREQGLHFYAAGHHATERGGIQALSDWLNSETDLDVIFIDIPNPA, from the coding sequence ATGAAAAACAGTGAACTGGAACGCCTGATTAATGACAAGCTGAACAGCGCGGCAATCAGCGATTACGCCCCGAATGGCCTGCAGGTTGAAGGCCGGGAAGAGATCCGCAAGATTGTCACCGGCGTTACCGCCAGCCAGGCGCTGCTGGACGAGGCCGTGCGCCAGCAGGCCGACGCGGTGATCGTCCACCACGGTTATTTCTGGAAAAACGAATCGCCGGTGATCCGCGGCATGAAGCGCAACCGCCTGAAAGCGCTACTGGCGAACGACATCAACCTTTACGGCTGGCATTTACCGCTTGATGCCCATCCACAGCTGGGGAATAACGCCCAGCTTGGCGCGCTGCTGGGGATTGAAACGAAAGGGGAAGTTGAGCCGCTGGTGCCGTGGGGCGAATTCCCGACGCCGCTTTCCGGCGTGGAGCTGGCTTCCTGGATTGAAATGCGCTTAGGCCGCACGCCGCTGTGGTGTGGAGACACTGGCCCGGATCAGATTCGCCGAGTGGCGTGGTGTACCGGCGGTGGGCAAGGCTTTATCGATAGTGCGGCACGCTTTGGTGTGGATGCGTTTATTACCGGCGAGGTTTCCGAACAGACGATTCACTCCGCCCGCGAGCAGGGGCTGCATTTCTATGCAGCGGGTCACCATGCCACCGAGCGGGGCGGGATCCAGGCGCTTAGCGACTGGCTAAACAGCGAAACCGATCTCGACGTTATCTTTATCGACATCCCTAATCCAGCCTGA
- the pxpB gene encoding 5-oxoprolinase subunit PxpB, translating into MQRARCYLLGEKAVVLELEPPVRLASQQRIWGLLQRLNASDEVSEAIPGMNNITVVLKDPQRLALDGIEWLQRWWEESEAVVPTPRQIEIPVVYGGEVGPDLDAVARHNNLTPEQVVALHSGAEYIVYFLGFQPGFAYLGGMPDVLATPRRAEPRLQVAAGSVGIGGSQTGIYPLVTPGGWQIIGRTSLHLFNPNGSSPTLLLPGDSVRFVPQQGGIC; encoded by the coding sequence GTGCAACGAGCTCGCTGCTATTTATTGGGTGAAAAAGCGGTGGTTCTTGAACTGGAGCCGCCCGTCAGACTTGCCAGCCAGCAGCGCATTTGGGGGCTGTTGCAGCGCCTGAATGCCTCTGACGAGGTGAGCGAGGCCATTCCTGGCATGAATAACATCACCGTGGTGCTGAAAGATCCCCAGAGGTTAGCGCTGGATGGCATTGAATGGCTCCAGCGCTGGTGGGAAGAAAGCGAGGCTGTCGTCCCCACGCCTCGTCAGATTGAGATTCCGGTAGTTTACGGCGGTGAGGTGGGGCCCGATCTTGATGCCGTAGCTCGGCACAATAACTTAACGCCTGAGCAGGTCGTCGCCCTGCATTCCGGCGCGGAGTACATCGTCTACTTCCTTGGTTTCCAGCCGGGGTTTGCTTATCTGGGGGGGATGCCTGATGTCCTTGCCACGCCGCGCCGTGCAGAGCCTCGACTGCAGGTTGCTGCCGGCTCTGTAGGCATTGGCGGCAGTCAAACCGGTATTTATCCGCTGGTGACGCCGGGAGGCTGGCAAATCATCGGCCGCACTTCACTCCATTTGTTCAACCCCAACGGCTCATCACCCACTTTATTGTTGCCGGGTGACTCTGTGCGTTTCGTCCCGCAACAGGGGGGCATATGCTGA
- the pxpC gene encoding 5-oxoprolinase subunit PxpC, with protein sequence MLNIIRAGIQTSVQDTGREGHRHLGVSRCGALDTPALSVANLLVGNAPDAPALEITLGQCVIEFGRSGWFALTGAGCHAELDGNAVWTGWRLPVKKGQRLTLKKPAHGMRSYLAVDGGLDVPEVMGSYSTDLKAGIGGHHGRLLRDGDRLSLRKPQRKFQHPRGVKQLLWGNRIRAVTGPEYQEFSQASQECFWRLAWQISPQSNRMGYRLQGPELARTTQREMLSHGLLPGVIQVPHNGQPIVLMNDAQTTGGYPRIACVIEADLYHLAQVRLGEPIHFVPCTLAEALKARREQAIYLEQIAWQLAQEA encoded by the coding sequence ATGCTGAATATTATTCGCGCCGGGATACAAACCAGCGTGCAGGATACGGGCCGTGAAGGGCATCGCCATTTGGGCGTGAGCCGCTGCGGCGCGCTCGATACACCCGCTCTCTCAGTCGCCAATTTACTGGTCGGGAATGCGCCTGACGCCCCCGCACTGGAAATCACGCTAGGGCAGTGCGTGATTGAATTCGGGCGTAGCGGTTGGTTTGCGCTTACCGGAGCTGGCTGCCATGCGGAACTGGATGGCAACGCCGTTTGGACGGGCTGGCGATTGCCGGTCAAAAAAGGTCAAAGGTTGACGCTGAAAAAACCTGCGCACGGTATGCGCAGCTACCTTGCCGTCGACGGTGGCCTGGATGTTCCGGAAGTGATGGGGTCATACAGCACCGATCTTAAAGCCGGCATCGGCGGCCATCATGGCCGTTTGCTGCGGGATGGCGACCGTTTATCTCTGCGTAAACCTCAGCGTAAATTTCAGCATCCTCGCGGCGTTAAGCAACTGCTTTGGGGAAATCGTATTCGTGCCGTGACCGGGCCGGAGTATCAGGAGTTCAGCCAGGCGTCGCAGGAGTGTTTCTGGCGTCTGGCCTGGCAAATTAGTCCGCAGAGTAATCGGATGGGCTATCGGCTTCAGGGACCGGAACTGGCGCGGACGACCCAGCGTGAAATGCTGTCCCATGGCCTGCTGCCGGGCGTGATTCAGGTGCCGCATAACGGCCAGCCGATTGTGCTCATGAACGATGCCCAGACAACCGGCGGCTATCCTCGCATTGCCTGCGTGATTGAGGCCGACCTTTATCACCTGGCTCAAGTCAGACTGGGGGAACCCATTCATTTTGTGCCGTGTACGCTGGCGGAGGCGCTGAAAGCGCGCCGTGAACAGGCGATTTATCTCGAGCAAATTGCCTGGCAACTGGCACAGGAAGCGTAA
- the nei gene encoding endonuclease VIII: MPEGPEIRRAADKLEAAVGGEPLTEAWFAFEELKPFEAMLVGKTIDRIETRGKAMLTHFSNGLTLYSHNQLYGVWRVADAGKVAETNRVLRVRLQTAKKAILLYSASDIEILDQGQLEQQPFLQRVGPDVLDETLTVEQVKARLLSPKFRRRQFSGLLLDQAFLAGLGNYLRVEILWEAELAPQHHAEDLSEDQVERLATALLAIPRLSYQTRGQGDENKHHGTVFSFRVFHRAGEPCERCGGIIERTNLSSRPFYWCPRCQK, encoded by the coding sequence ATGCCGGAAGGACCGGAGATTCGCCGTGCGGCGGATAAATTGGAAGCCGCCGTGGGCGGGGAACCGTTAACCGAAGCCTGGTTTGCTTTTGAAGAGCTAAAGCCGTTTGAGGCGATGCTGGTGGGGAAAACCATCGATCGTATCGAGACCCGGGGGAAAGCGATGCTGACGCATTTTTCCAACGGTTTAACGTTGTATAGCCATAACCAGCTCTACGGCGTATGGCGAGTGGCTGACGCAGGTAAAGTAGCAGAAACGAACCGCGTGCTGCGTGTCAGGCTGCAAACAGCTAAAAAAGCCATTTTACTGTACAGCGCCTCGGACATCGAAATCCTCGATCAAGGGCAGCTTGAGCAACAGCCTTTCTTGCAGCGCGTTGGGCCGGATGTATTAGACGAGACACTGACTGTGGAACAGGTAAAAGCACGTTTGCTGTCGCCGAAGTTTCGCCGTCGGCAGTTCAGTGGGTTACTGCTCGATCAGGCTTTTCTTGCTGGTCTGGGGAATTATCTGCGCGTGGAAATCCTTTGGGAGGCGGAGCTTGCGCCGCAGCACCACGCGGAGGATTTAAGCGAAGATCAGGTTGAGCGGTTAGCGACTGCTTTACTGGCGATTCCGCGGCTTTCTTATCAGACGCGAGGCCAGGGAGACGAGAACAAACATCACGGGACTGTGTTCAGCTTTAGGGTGTTTCACCGGGCGGGTGAACCGTGCGAACGGTGTGGTGGGATTATTGAAAGAACCAATCTCTCTTCAAGGCCTTTTTACTGGTGTCCTCGCTGTCAGAAATAA
- a CDS encoding citrate synthase has translation MADTKANLTLNGDDALELDVLKGTLGQDVIDIRSLGSKGVFTFDPGFTSTASCESKITYIDGDEGILLHRGFPIDQLATESSYLEVCYILLNGEKPTQEQFDEFKTTVTRHTMIHEQITRLFHGFRRDSHPMAVLCGVTGALAAFYHDSLDVNNPRHREIAAFRLLSKMPTVAAMCYKYSIGQPFVYPRNDLSYSANFLNMMFSTPCEEYKVNPILERAMDRILILHADHEQNASTSTVRTAGSSGANPFACIAAGIASLWGPAHGGANEAALKMLEEISTVEHIPEFIRRAKDKNDSFRLMGFGHRVYKNYDPRATVMRETCHEVLKELNLKDNNLLEVAMELEHIALNDPYFIEKKLYPNVDFYSGIILKAMGIPSSMFTVIFAMARTVGWIAHWNEMHDDGIKIARPRQLYTGYDKRDFKSDLKK, from the coding sequence ATGGCTGATACTAAAGCAAACCTCACCCTTAATGGTGACGATGCTCTCGAACTTGATGTGCTAAAGGGCACGCTAGGTCAGGATGTAATTGATATCCGTAGTCTTGGTTCTAAAGGTGTATTTACTTTTGACCCAGGTTTCACCTCTACCGCATCCTGCGAATCTAAAATCACTTATATCGACGGTGACGAAGGCATTCTTTTGCACCGCGGTTTCCCGATTGACCAACTGGCCACTGAATCCAGCTACCTGGAAGTGTGCTACATCCTGCTGAACGGTGAAAAACCGACTCAGGAACAGTTCGACGAATTCAAAACCACCGTTACCCGCCACACCATGATTCACGAGCAGATCACCCGTCTGTTCCACGGCTTCCGTCGCGATTCGCATCCGATGGCCGTGCTGTGCGGCGTAACCGGTGCGTTGGCGGCGTTCTACCACGACTCCCTTGACGTAAATAACCCACGTCACCGTGAAATCGCGGCATTCCGCCTGCTGTCCAAAATGCCAACCGTAGCGGCAATGTGTTACAAGTATTCGATTGGCCAGCCGTTTGTTTACCCACGCAACGACCTCTCCTACTCGGCTAACTTCCTGAACATGATGTTCTCCACGCCGTGCGAAGAATACAAAGTTAACCCAATTCTGGAACGCGCAATGGATCGTATTTTGATCCTGCACGCTGACCATGAGCAAAACGCATCGACATCAACCGTGCGTACCGCAGGCTCTTCTGGCGCGAACCCATTTGCGTGTATCGCGGCGGGGATCGCTTCCCTGTGGGGACCGGCTCACGGCGGCGCGAACGAAGCTGCACTGAAAATGCTGGAAGAAATCAGTACTGTGGAGCACATTCCAGAATTTATCCGTCGTGCCAAAGACAAGAACGACTCGTTCCGCCTGATGGGCTTCGGCCACCGCGTGTACAAAAACTACGACCCGCGTGCCACCGTGATGCGTGAAACCTGTCACGAAGTGCTGAAAGAGCTGAACCTGAAGGATAACAACCTGCTGGAAGTGGCGATGGAGCTGGAACACATTGCGCTGAACGACCCGTACTTCATCGAGAAGAAACTCTACCCGAACGTAGACTTCTACTCCGGCATCATCCTGAAGGCGATGGGCATTCCTTCCTCCATGTTTACCGTTATCTTCGCGATGGCGCGTACCGTGGGCTGGATTGCACACTGGAACGAAATGCACGACGACGGCATCAAAATTGCCCGTCCACGTCAGCTGTACACTGGCTACGACAAACGTGATTTCAAATCCGACCTCAAAAAGTAA
- the sdhC gene encoding succinate dehydrogenase cytochrome b556 subunit yields MWALFMIRNVKKQRPVNLDLKTIRFPVTAIASILHRVSGVITFVAVGILLWLLGLSLSSPEGFLTASAVMSSFIVKFIMWGILTALAYHVVVGIRHLLMDFGYLEETFVAGKRSAHISFVITVVLSILAGVLVW; encoded by the coding sequence ATGTGGGCGCTATTCATGATAAGAAACGTGAAAAAACAACGACCTGTCAATCTGGACCTGAAAACGATCCGGTTCCCCGTCACTGCAATCGCTTCCATCCTCCACCGCGTTTCCGGCGTGATCACATTTGTGGCGGTCGGCATTCTGCTTTGGTTGCTGGGACTGTCACTCTCCTCCCCGGAAGGTTTTCTGACCGCGTCCGCCGTGATGAGCAGCTTTATCGTTAAATTTATAATGTGGGGCATTCTGACGGCTCTGGCCTATCACGTGGTGGTCGGTATCCGCCATCTGCTGATGGACTTTGGCTATCTGGAAGAGACCTTTGTAGCGGGCAAACGATCCGCACATATCTCCTTTGTTATTACTGTCGTGCTTTCAATTCTTGCAGGAGTCCTCGTATGGTAA
- the sdhD gene encoding succinate dehydrogenase membrane anchor subunit yields the protein MVSNASALGRNGVHDYVLVRATAIVLTLYIIYMIGFFAVTGELTYDVWHGFFASAFTKVFTLLALFSILIHAWIGMWQVLTDYVKPLAIRLPLQLLIVVALLVYVIYGFVVVWGV from the coding sequence ATGGTAAGCAATGCCTCCGCATTGGGTCGCAATGGCGTGCACGATTATGTGCTGGTTCGCGCTACCGCCATCGTACTCACCCTGTACATCATCTACATGATTGGCTTCTTCGCTGTCACCGGCGAGCTGACCTACGACGTCTGGCACGGCTTCTTTGCCTCTGCCTTCACCAAAGTTTTCACCCTGCTGGCACTGTTCTCTATTTTGATCCATGCCTGGATTGGCATGTGGCAGGTGTTGACCGACTACGTTAAACCGCTGGCGATTCGCCTTCCTTTACAGCTGCTGATTGTTGTCGCGCTGTTGGTTTACGTCATTTATGGATTCGTTGTGGTGTGGGGTGTGTAA